A window of the Dictyostelium discoideum AX4 chromosome 4 chromosome, whole genome shotgun sequence genome harbors these coding sequences:
- a CDS encoding PTP/DSP-like protein, with product MSAPQFEEIEPVIGTSTFKLDNQPGSSMDHSYHYITNLFVISFVISFIITHNFTFLILTILLFFYLCFPLFSILFYSFTKGINLEAISNFRSLGGIPIGDGQNVVRPGVVCRSAGPTNATVSDEFWLLEVLNIKTLIDLRTSWENKTISPVRKFEDNFIQYSIKDDGRPSPPSQRSQISSELANSKGSNLGNSGLGNSGLGNSGMGNNNLGNSGMGNNSGLGNSGMGNNGNNNLNNSGFNNSTNVNENNNLGGSLSSNSNNNGNKSPNLTSSNSNGSGGGVSLRKSGGGIPVAIERKNEKQKDMEEQRNGILWRIYNRNLTPEELTKLRSHSSGVLRKRFCIPLINNKFFLEGVYATAPNDTKLKCNAARYLLFNDQIGGYMLMNHLNDLGIIEMYKLTLIYTKEEILTIFRILKNPDNYPIMYYCSLGKDRTGMVSALLLSALGVSREVVIDDYSKSEANIAQFIDQIKKYFTRVGLAKDEFVRSHRWTMEGLLTWIDKMYGSVPGYLDNIGFSYQEQEELKANLIVTKEEYDNYLNEVSKITDLQQKHDEYVQLQKSKKDKTPPKLFTSASPRFWKRLSFSRDLQMINDNSR from the exons atgagTGCCCCACAATTTGAGGAAATAGAACCAGTAATTGGGACCTCAACATTTAAATTAGATAATCAACCAGGAAGTAGTATGGATCATTCATATCATTATAtaacaaatttatttgttatttcaTTTGTTATATCATTTATAATAACCCATAATTTTACTTTTCTCATACTGACCATtctcttatttttttatttatgtttTCCCTTATTTTCCatacttttttattctttcaCCAAAGGTATCAATTTGGAAGCAATATCAAATTTTAGATCGTTAGGTGGTATACCAATTGGAga TGGCCAAAATGTTGTAAGACCAGGAGTAGTATGTAGATCAGCAGGACCAACAAATGCAACAGTTAGTGATGAATTTTGGTTATTAGaagtattaaatataaaaacattaaTAGATTTAAGAACATCATGGGAGAATAAAACTATATCACCAGTTAGAAAGTTTGAAGATAATTTCATACAATATTCAATAAAAGATGATGGTAGACCGTCACCACCATCTCAAAGATCACAAATTAGTAGTGAATTAGCAAATTCAAAAGGTAGTAATTTAGGTAATAGTGGTTTGGGTAATAGTGGTTTGGGTAATAGTGGCAtgggtaataataatttgggTAATAGTGGCATGGGTAACAATAGTGGTTTGGGTAACAGCGGAATgggtaataatggtaataataatttaaataatagtggttttaataatagtaccaatgttaatgaaaataataatttaggtGGTAGTTtgagtagtaatagtaataataatggtaataaaagTCCAAATTTGACAAGTAGCAATAGtaatggtagtggtggtggtgtaaGTTTAAGAAAATCAGGTGGAGGAATCCCAGTTGCAATTGAAAGaaagaatgaaaaacaaaaagatatGGAGGAACAAAGAAATGGTATTTTATGGAGAATTTATAATAGAAATTTGACACCAGAAGAATTGACAAAATTACGTTCACATAGTAGTGGTGTTTTAAGAAAACGTTTTTGTAtaccattaattaataataaattttttttagaggGTGTTTACGCAACTGCACCAAATGATACCAAATTAAAATGTAATGCAGCTCGTTACCTCTTATTCAATGATCAAATCGGTGGTTACATGTTAATGAATCATCTAAATGATTTGGGTATCATAGAGATGTACAAATTGACATTGATTTACACCAAGGAGGAAATCCTTACCATCTTTAGAATCTTAAAGAATCCTGATAACTATCCAATCATGTACTATTGTTCATTGGGTAAAGATCGTACCGGTATGGTATCAGCATTGCTCTTATCGGCATTGGGTGTATCAAGAGAAGTCGTAATCGATGACTATTCAAAGTCTGAAGCAAATATCGCCCAATTCATCGACCAAATTAAGAAATACTTTACTCGTGTAGGTTTAGCAAAAGATGAATTTGTAAGATCCCATCGTTGGACTATGGAGGGTCTTTTGACTTGGATCGATAAAATGTATGGTAGTGTTCCAGGCTATCTTGATAACATTGGTTTCTCCTATCAGGAACAAGAGGAACTCAAGGCAAATCTCATCGTCACCAAGGAAGAATATGACAATTATTTGAATGAAGTTTCAAAAATCACTGACCTTCAACAAAAACATGATGAATATGTACAATTACAGAAATCAAAGAAAGATAAAACCCCTCCAAAACTTTTCACTTCCGCTAGTCCAAGATTTTGGAAACGTCTCTCATTTTCAAGAGATTTACAGATGATAAATGATAACTctagataa